From a single Paenibacillus sp. FSL W8-0426 genomic region:
- the ruvX gene encoding Holliday junction resolvase RuvX gives MKILGLDYGDRRIGVAVSDAFGWTAQGLEVLERRRDEGEFGRIAELVREHEIGEIVVGLPKNMNGTVGPRGELCMAFAERLRGELNLPVHLWDERLTTMAAERTLLEADVSRKKRKQVVDKMAASLILQNYLDANSTR, from the coding sequence ATGAAAATACTAGGTTTGGATTATGGGGACCGAAGAATCGGAGTTGCCGTCAGTGACGCCTTCGGTTGGACTGCCCAGGGATTGGAAGTGCTTGAACGCCGCCGTGATGAAGGCGAGTTTGGTCGAATTGCCGAGCTTGTGCGTGAGCACGAGATTGGTGAAATCGTCGTAGGGCTCCCCAAAAACATGAACGGCACCGTAGGGCCGCGTGGCGAACTTTGCATGGCGTTTGCCGAGCGCCTGCGTGGCGAATTGAATTTACCCGTTCACCTTTGGGATGAACGGCTGACAACGATGGCAGCAGAACGAACGCTGCTCGAAGCGGATGTCAGTCGCAAAAAACGCAAGCAGGTTGTAGATAAGATGGCTGCCAGCTTGATTTTGCAAAACTATTTGGATGCAAACAGTACAAGGTGA
- a CDS encoding IreB family regulatory phosphoprotein, with protein MDSMDKTVKFNVKGDEQEASSKEILLTVYDALVDKEYNPINQIVGYLISGDPAYIPRHNNARSLVRKKERDELIEELVRSYLANHR; from the coding sequence ATGGACTCCATGGATAAGACGGTTAAATTCAACGTGAAGGGTGATGAGCAGGAAGCTTCCTCCAAAGAGATTCTGCTCACGGTGTATGATGCCCTGGTGGATAAGGAGTACAATCCGATCAACCAGATCGTCGGGTACCTCATTTCGGGTGACCCCGCCTACATCCCTCGTCACAATAATGCGCGCAGTCTGGTCCGAAAAAAAGAGCGCGATGAGCTCATTGAAGAGCTTGTTCGTTCTTATCTGGCCAATCACCGGTAA